The following proteins are co-located in the Roseovarius arcticus genome:
- the nth gene encoding endonuclease III gives MSKQLDYHTIRAIFERFQQAEPEPQGELEHVNVYTLVVAVALSAQATDAGVNRATRGLFAVADTPQKMLDLGLEGVTEHIKSIGLFRQKAKNVIKLSQILVDDYAGEVPNSRAALQSLPGVGRKTANVVLNMWWNMPAQAVDTHIFRVGNRTGICPGKDVVAVERALEDHVPADFQHHAHHWLILHGRYHCKARKPMCPTCLIRDLCPYEDKTT, from the coding sequence ATGAGCAAGCAACTCGATTATCACACGATCCGCGCCATTTTTGAGCGTTTTCAGCAGGCCGAGCCTGAGCCTCAGGGCGAGCTGGAGCATGTGAACGTCTATACTCTCGTCGTCGCCGTCGCGCTGAGCGCGCAAGCCACCGATGCAGGCGTTAACCGGGCCACGCGCGGCCTGTTCGCCGTTGCCGATACCCCGCAAAAGATGCTGGATCTGGGCCTTGAGGGCGTCACTGAACATATCAAGTCAATCGGCCTTTTCCGGCAAAAGGCCAAGAACGTGATCAAGCTAAGCCAGATTTTGGTCGACGACTACGCAGGCGAGGTGCCAAATTCGCGCGCCGCCCTGCAATCGCTGCCGGGGGTGGGCCGCAAGACGGCGAATGTTGTGCTGAATATGTGGTGGAACATGCCGGCGCAGGCGGTTGACACGCATATCTTTCGCGTCGGCAACCGCACCGGCATCTGCCCCGGCAAGGATGTCGTGGCGGTCGAGCGCGCTCTGGAAGACCACGTTCCGGCCGATTTTCAACACCATGCGCATCACTGGCTGATCCTGCATGGCCGCTATCATTGCAAGGCGCGCAAACCCATGTGTCCCACATGCCTGATCCGCGACTTGTGCCCATACGAGGACAAGACGACATGA